The Canis aureus isolate CA01 chromosome 6, VMU_Caureus_v.1.0, whole genome shotgun sequence genome contains the following window.
GGGCCTTTCTCAGTCGGAGGTCAGTGCTTCGAGTATACGAGCGTGTTTGCACCCTCTTCTCAGGGAAATGCCCCGACACAGAAGCGTAGGGGCCCATTCGCAGCCCCCGCAGAAGTTGCCACGAGTAGATGCCTGAGCTCCTTCCTAAAGGGCCCCCCAGAAGCCCCAGTGACGGGGACTGCAGCGTTCAGACCTcgatttctcttcctctccggTTTTCACTTATCTTGGTGTCAGATCCACAGACGGTTTAAAATAGCTCCTCGCcagtcaagaaaaaagaaaaaaaaaaaaaaaaagtcttggtaTGTTTTTAGACCTAGATGAGTAACAAGAAGCCCTGAAACAGTGTTTATCCGTTCTTTACAATAAAATGATGTAACAGTTGCAGATGATGAAATGAGTTAGGTTATTTTTGAAATGGGGTATTTTGTGTGTGACACGGTTTCTGGCTCTCCGGTTGGGtcgacaccaccaccaccaccaccaccaccccccttgTTTGTAGGGACATGTGTCTATCCACACAAGCAGCGCACCCTGAAAACGATACAGGATTTTTGTCCAGAAGTACGCCCACAGTACACAGAATGTTTgaaaccctgacatcaagagcAGTCCTGCTTTAAGAATGTGGTAGGAAGGTGAACACAAGGTGGGCTATGAACAGAGCCAGTCTGGAAGGGGCAGGATGGGGAGCTTCTCAGTCAGCTCTTCACCCCACCGAGAAGTCCAGGGCTCAGAAACTTTGCTGGGTTTCAGCTCTGATTTTtagatggggaaggggaggaatgaGGAGAGGACCTTGGCAGCAGTGTCCTGGAGTGCCTTGTATGTGACAGGCACTTTGCATGACACATCCTTACGGGTATGATTTATGTGAGCAGTCAAGACAGTGTCTGGAGGTAGACTGATGGACAGTCTTTGATGCCTTAACTGGATTGCCTCATCTAAGAGAGAAAGCTAATACTTGAACCCAGTTCTCTAAACCCCAAGTCTGTGCTGTCTCTGCTAGTCCACACAGCCAGAACAATAGGAGACTCAGAACCTGTTTTACAGGATTCTCTGTCTTCTATGCCGCCCTCCTGGGCTGTCAAGTGTACCTGTCACCCCTTACCATTCTCTCTCACATTGCTTCATTGAAGGTGGCGTTACTGCTGGACCACGTTACAACCTCTCAGTCCATCTGCCTTTTTAATCCCTCCTCCATTCGTGCCACAACTgtcaaaaacagaaatggaattcCTTCCGTTTCCTACTTAAATGCTGGTTTCCCGTTGATTGCCGGGTAAAGCGCAGACTCCCAGTCCACAGTGTGACCCTCTCCAGCCTCTCTGGCTTTGTCCTCCCACCCCATCCAGCATCCTCAGAATTTAGGTCTTCATTCACACTGCTGCTTCACCTCTGTCCTACCCTCTTCCCTGAAGCATGCATGTTGCAACAGCCACCCTTTGTGAAGCCTTTTAACACGTCCCCTTCCCCCAACTTAAATCACTGTTTTCTCTTTGAGCATTTCACCTGTATATCCCCCTATAAAAGGACTTCATTCATGCTGTCTTGTGTTTGGTTACTTTGGTTGGTTGAGTTCAAAGTTCCTAAGAGAGCAAGAATCTTGAttgctttctctctgtggcaTCTGATCTGGTAACTTAGATGCCCCTCAGTCACAAAATAGGTGCTCTGATAGTACCGTGGAGGTTTTAACTCTGACTTCTCATGAAGCCAACCAGCGTTTTTCTAACTGAGAGTTAAAACTTTACATAGTTGTTAGGCTTAgtacattttaaagtttctttttgtttttggagaactgaattttttaaaacacatagaATTGATTTAAATAGCCCAATATATATAATCAGGTATCTACAGATAATCTAATTATTGTAATTTGTGTAAGTGCTTGgtgagttcccttttctccttcatCAAAACACATCTCAGAGTGCTGTGccttctcccacctccacccctccaaTCCCAGGGGAGCAGAGACATGGGAAAAGCTGAAGTGACAGCTCTTCACAGCCCTGTTCCTTTAGTTTCCAGAATTGTCTTGAGGCTTCTGTTTTTACAtcataaccatttaaaaattaggttCCTATTTTGGCTTGTAGATACAGGCACTTTTTTAAACAGCCAGTTAAACAAGAGTTATTTATATTGGTCAGCAAAAAAACGGACTCCACCGCAGTACGCTATTTTGaatctgtcatttaaaaaaataaaaatgggggatccctgggtggcgcagcagtttggcgcctgcctttggcccagggcgcgatcctggagtcctgggatcgaatcccacgttgggctcccggtgcacggagcctgcttctccctctgcctgtgtctctgcctccctctctctctctctctctctctctctctgtgtgtgtgactatcataaataaataaataaaaattttttaaattagaaaaaaataaaataaaaaaataaaaatgatgttccGAGAAGTTGTAAACTATTGGGAGATGTTTTCTTCCAAATCAGTCATTTTCTTGGCCACTGAACTGTAGAATGCCAGATAACAAAAGGTATCATGTCGCATGCTGTTCAATATAGGAATTATTTTGGGAAAGTTATTGGTGGAGACTTCTTTTCAAGACAAAATTCTGCCTTTCTGTTGAAATGCATTGTGTTGTGCCATCACGATAAAGATGTGATTTTGCTGAATGCTTGAGTCCGAATTCACCTCCTGAGGGCCATGGGGAGGGGACGGCATGAACTATAACTGCAGCAGTACTTCCTGCAACATGGACTTGGACCTACAGAGCCTTGTCTGCTGTTTTCCCCCTACTTTTCCTATCATTTCTCTTGTCTGGGTTGTGGGTGTTGTAGGAAGGAAaaactttcttcttccctcttagGTATAACAGCTGGGGCCCTGCATATTAAACTGACAACagattaacaagacagaaaatccAACATGTATGCAGTAGGCATGGAGTTGACAAAGTCTTTGACTTGAGGAGGCAGCTATAATTGGGGCCTATATACCACGTAAACAGGGGTGATAATGCATGGAAAAGAGGGTGGACTAAGGAAAGAAATAAGTTTAGGGCTTCTGTGGAGGGGAGTAAATTGTAGGAAGGTGATTAGTAAGGATTGTTACGCAGATGAAGAGCCCTCCTTTTCCTCCTAAGGGGAGTAAAGCACCTTTACTGTTAGAAAACAAAGGTTAACGTAGCCCTGCTTTTAGACAGAAAGGGCAGAGAGCTAATTGTTCTCCTCTCAAAATAGTCCTTATGCCAAAATTACATGTTTGAGGAGGCATGTTGTGATCCCCTTCAATATATAGATGGTCCCCAACTTGCATGGACCTTCGTTTTTTTGACTTTTGGTACTAAAAAACCATATAAATTCAGTAGAAATCGTACTGTgagtttgaattttgatcttttcttggGCTAGTGATATACGGACAACACTGTCGTCATGGTGGCCACAGCCAGTAGTGGACTACAGCTCTCCATCAGCCAGGCAATCACAAGGGTAAACAACTGATAGACTTACAGCTATTCTGTGCCCACACAggcattctgtttttcattttcagtatggTATTCAACAAATTACATGAGACATTCAACATTTAGTATCAAATAGGCTTGTGTTAGATAATTTTGTTCACCtctaggctaatgtaagtgtttggagcatgtttaaggtaggctagaCTATAATGTTTGGTAAAGTAtgtgtattaaatgtatttttggctTAACGatattcttcttttaagattttatttttaatctctatacccaacatggggctcaaacttagaacctggagatcaagagtggcatgctgtACAGACTGAGCTGGCCACACACCTGTGATAATTTCAATTTATGATACTTTCAACTGACAGTGGTTTTATTGGGGCATAACCCATtgtaagttgaggaagatctgtatatTCTTcaggggggcggggagaaagggagagagagaaccccaagcaggctccacacccagcatggagcctaacacagctccccgagatcatgaccggagccaaaatcaagagttagatacttaaccagctgagccaccagacGCCTCAAGATCTGGGTATTCTTAATGCCAAACCACCCTAAGAGTCTCATGGACATTCCCTGAATATGGATGTGTTTCAGGAATTTTCAGTATATCTCTTCAAACGTTGCAAATAAATATCTAACTTTCTAATaagtctttttaagaaattatagcAATAGGATGAACCAAAATACTGTTTTGTATCTCATTTCAATAATGGTGATTACAGTAAAGATGCCTTTAGATGTTTTGGCTGTTAATTCTGAAAGGATCCTTTTTAGCATACCCGAAGACTAAATTATTTATGAGAAATGCTTTCTGACgtcattttttctaaatatgtatttttatttcaggcaCGTGTGGTTCTCAAATATAGGCATTCTGATGGGAGTTTGTGTATTAAAGTAACAGATGATTTAGTTGtaagtatacatttttatttgttgcaTACTTCCAGATTTGTTTGAGTTAATCGTTTGAGATTATTTACATAGAATTTATGGCGATTACCCATtagaatgtttattttgcatttcattccAAAGTCAAAAACCTCATTCTAGAAGCCACTTTCATGGACTCGGGGAAATAACTTACTTTGTTGATGCAGTATGTCAAGTGTAACCTAATCACTTTCTTCAGATCTTAAGCAAAGGAGCATAGACTAAAAGTGGACATGGTATAGAGGGCTCCTTGTGAGCATAGGGGGAGGAAATGATGGCTTTGTGTagtgccttccctcctccctagcTGCACAGTCTCATCAATTCCAAGACCCTCTGCCACCTGATGGCTATATGTAGCAGTTGTCCACTGAACTACTCTTGCTGAGAGCCGCTAATTTCCAAACCTGATAGTCTCATCGGTTCACATCTTATTGGACTTCTTGCTGCTTCTGATACAGAAAACCACTCTGGTGGGAATTATTTTGGCATCTGTGGCtccattttgtcttatttttctgtttctgtcttatTACTCTTTGCTGATAAATACTGGTTTCTTCAGGATTCTGTCCTGGGTTATCTTTTCCTACTGCTTCTGGAGGCACCCATTCAGTCATGGAGCACAGGGCTGCCTGATTCTAGGTCTGTCTCCAGATTTGTACATTTGGCTCACGTTTTTCTTCTGACTTCCTGACTAGCTCTCTGCTAGGCCTCCTTTACCTTGGTGCCGCTCACAAGCAGCCTGTCTGGAATGGGACTCCTTGTCTCTGCTCCAACTGCTGCTTCCTGTTAACTCTCCCGTTCTTGTGTCCCTGGCCCTTGGACAAGCTTGAAGAGCTTGTATTTTGATCCTTGACATGCTCCAGGTGCTCTCCAAGCATGTGGGAACTACTGGCTCGATCACCCTTGTCTCAGTTCCTGTCATGGTCACTCTATCTTTGCTGTGGCTCCCTGAAGTTGAGGGTGTCACTCTCACCTGGCTCCTCTGCTAGACCAGTCTCCCGAATGTGTCCCTGCTGTCCAGTTGTCCAGAGGGATCAACTCTGGGAgagttgagagagggagagttgaTCCAGTTGCCCAGAGGGATTTCTGAACATGCACATTTGGTGGTTATAACCCTGCTTGCTTAGTGGCTCCTCATCACTCACGATGTCACTGCAGCCTCCCATCCCCTCCATCGTCTGTCACATGTTGCTGTGGGACTCCTGAGACGAGGTGGGTTGTCCTAGACCTCTGCTGGTCCCTTTCTCTTACTGTGGCACTGAATCCCACTGCTGGCCTAGGTGGCGAGATGGGGACTGACTTTTCAAAACCCATCTAGAAGgatttcttcatctcttgcttttcttttggcTCTTTTTGTGCTGTATCACCATTGTTTTATCAAGTGTGTCTTTTTAGTAGTAGATTGTGAGTTTCGGGACACTAGGGTGCAGAAAGACGTTTCCAGTGACTAGCATGGTGTCCTGACCCGGAGAGCACTTATAAACAGGCTCGTAATAGATTAATTCTCTAAAAATTTCATAGTGATTAAAAATCCCTATCTGTCTCTGGTCGTAtgttagattttatatatttgtgttcaAGGTTCCATTGTGAGGTTGCATAAATTCAGACTTTTAATGATTACCATGTCTTCCAGGGACCAATTAAATTTGAAGTAACTGAAAATATGAAGAATGAAGAGAACCTTGAGCTGTAGTGTGCTAGACCTAGAGTGAAGAGACTTGAATCTTAATTTAGCCATTACCAGCGTTTCGGCCTTGGAAAAGTTCAGGCCAAAAGTTTGGCTTTATGGGCCTCAGTCCCTTATGTAAAGTGCCATAGTGGTAGTCTGCTTCCCTGATTGGGGTGTGGGTAGTAAACCACACAGGTGAAAGTACCTGCCTCTTAGTACATCCACACATGTGTGCTTGATCCTGGAGCCTTCACATTGAGGATCGTCCCAGTTGTGAGGGGCACACAGAGCGTAGGTATATCTGCTGAGGAGAAGTTGGCATGTCCtgttataaaataggaaaaagtgcAGAACTGATTTTGATACAAAAGGCTTTATCTCAAAATGATGACTTTGCATCTGGTAACGATAAAACATAATTAAGGATACAGGGATGACAGTAGTGCCAAGAACTTTGTCACATTGATGATTCCTGTGACAAAATCGAAATATGAAAAatgccttctgttttctttctttcttttttttttgttttgttttgttttgttttgttttctttcttaaaactactggaattaaaaaaaaaaaaaaaactactggaaTTGGTCCCTATTTGGAGGGGGCTAAAACACAAAACCATCCTCCTAAATAGTAAACATATGAACCAACTCCCAATGGTAAAACACTATTTTCTAATAACTCTTGAAAAGTGTGTACACTTCCCTTGCTAATTTGTTTTAACTATTAAGTCCTTCAGAAACTCAGTCTTAGGCTACATTTATTATAATCACCATGTGGCTTTGACTTTTTTATAATCCTATTTATGCATCATTTCTTCTAATCCCATAACTGATGTATAATATTGTATATGAATCTGAAATTTTTTCTGTCAAACTGCAGTGACAATGTAGATAGATCCTCCCACAGCAGGTGTACTGAAATTGAAATGATAGAAATTATTATGGCCTCTTTACAAGATTGTTACACAAATTTCCGCAATATATGGATAACGattttgagtgatttttaaaggcaaaatgaGTTCAGACCAGTCAGGGATGATAAGATTGAATTATAAATTACTTAAGTTGATGAATATTATTGTAGGATCATTCATTCCCTATAAGACTCATGTGAAGCCTTAAAATGGGCTaaagaaaaatggacattttattacaaaatgaGGGAAAGAGTTGCCAGcttaaatttgatatttttgaagacTCTAGAAGAACAAATAGTTTTTGAGAAACCATAAGCAGATCTTAAGTATCTATCGGAGAGTTTAACTTATAGCAAGGAAGAATTTGGTCTGGATTAAAAATTGTGTAAGCCTTTGGAAAATCAAGGTTGGACAGATTTATCTGGTTTAATTTAGATCATGACCAGCTGTGAGCAAGGGAtgctggattctttttttttcttaaattaccaTTACTACCCCTGCCCCATTTCCCAATTTAACGAGTAGGGAAAGCTATCCTAATATTGGTATGCTTTTCCCAGTTGAATTAACTCAATTTAAAACCCAGTTTAACTCAGATAATCATGACCAGATCCCAGGGAGAAAATAATCTGATTCTAAGCCTTGAATTCTCATCAGATCCACAGCAGGACTTGGCATATTACTTAATTGGTCATTTTTGAGGAGCTTCTATTAGAGTTCATTTAGTTTTTTGCTTACAGCAGTGGAGTTGGAAATACTATAAGATACTAAAGAAACGCGATTGCTGGGGGCTTAGAAACTTGAGTGTTAACTGCCTTAGTATGACCTCTAGAGGGAATAGAGCAAAACACAGTAGGAAGAACTCTATTTGTACCCAATCCTACATTTGCTACGTTGTTGATAATCTAGTTTTACACAGTTAatgtgtacttttaaattttctgacaGTGTTTGGTGTATAGAACAGACCAAGCCCAAGATGTAAAGAAGATTGAGAAATTCCACAGTCAACTAATGCGACTCATGGTAGCCAAGGAATCCCGCAGTGTTGCCATGGAAACGGACTGACGGGTTTGAAATGAAGATCCTTCATGTTCTTAGGAAGTAAATATCTTTTGAATCAGAAAAAGTGTtgggaaagaaaatatgtaacTAAGTGGGCTCTTCAGAAGTGGGGAGATCAttttttgtactttgttttttaatgtttactttaGAGAGCTAGGAACGTACATGCTTTCAGGTAGAAAgcctttatttttggaaattcaGTAAAAGGCAGTTCTTAAATTTAGTTAAtctgtctttaaaagaaaattaaatttaaccaTTTTGCTGGATTGTTGTATTTCTTTTGGAGCATAAAATTTGTGCTATTGATGACcaacaaacataaaatatggTAATTGGAATTACCTGTGCACAGCAGTGTACCTATGTATAATATAGTAATGTAGTCTCAGTTCT
Protein-coding sequences here:
- the SRP9 gene encoding signal recognition particle 9 kDa protein; protein product: MPQYQTWEEFSRAAEKLYLADPMKARVVLKYRHSDGSLCIKVTDDLVCLVYRTDQAQDVKKIEKFHSQLMRLMVAKESRSVAMETD